In a genomic window of Bordetella petrii:
- a CDS encoding CysB family HTH-type transcriptional regulator gives MNLQQFRFVRETIRRDFNLTEAARMLYTSQPGVSKAIIEFEDELGIKIFERHGKRIKGLTKPGLAVSQVIDRIMREVDNLKKVSDEFARRDEGGLVIACTHTQARYLLPRVIPGFRKQFPKVHLSLAEGSPGQLAEMVLHEQADLALATESLALTPGLATLPVYAWEHTVVVRPDHPLAELTSSAARNLTLAQLAEYPIVTYDRAFTGRTTIDEVFASQSIHPDIVLEAIDADVIKTYVDVGLGIGIIAGVAYDPRRDGNLVGLPVGHLFGTHTTRVGVKAGVFLRDYVYTFLEMMAPSLTRQVVAEAVQSRTA, from the coding sequence ATGAACCTGCAGCAATTCCGTTTTGTGCGCGAGACCATCCGCCGCGACTTCAACCTGACCGAAGCCGCCCGCATGCTTTACACCTCGCAACCCGGCGTGTCCAAGGCCATTATCGAATTCGAAGACGAACTCGGCATCAAGATTTTCGAGCGGCACGGCAAGCGCATCAAGGGGCTGACCAAGCCCGGCTTGGCTGTGTCGCAGGTCATCGACCGCATCATGCGCGAAGTCGACAACCTGAAGAAGGTCAGCGACGAATTCGCCCGCCGCGACGAAGGAGGGCTGGTCATCGCTTGCACCCACACCCAGGCCCGCTATCTGTTGCCGCGCGTCATTCCGGGGTTCCGCAAGCAGTTTCCCAAGGTGCACCTGTCGCTGGCCGAGGGCAGCCCGGGCCAGTTGGCCGAGATGGTGCTGCACGAGCAGGCTGACCTGGCCTTGGCGACTGAGTCGCTCGCGCTGACGCCGGGGCTGGCTACCTTGCCGGTATACGCATGGGAGCACACCGTGGTGGTGCGGCCGGACCACCCCCTGGCCGAACTCACCAGCAGCGCGGCCAGGAACCTGACGCTGGCGCAACTGGCCGAATACCCCATCGTGACCTACGACCGGGCTTTCACCGGCCGTACCACCATCGACGAGGTGTTCGCCAGCCAGAGCATCCATCCCGACATCGTGCTCGAGGCCATCGATGCCGACGTCATCAAGACCTATGTAGACGTGGGCTTGGGCATCGGCATCATCGCCGGCGTGGCCTACGACCCGCGCCGCGACGGCAACCTGGTGGGCCTGCCGGTCGGCCACCTGTTCGGCACGCACACCACGCGCGTCGGGGTGAAGGCCGGCGTGTTCCTGCGCGACTATGTCTATACCTTCCTGGAAATGATGGCGCCGTCGCTCACGCGCCAGGTGGTCGCCGAGGCGGTGCAGAGCCGTACCGCCTAG
- a CDS encoding C40 family peptidase produces MHRHLIHALPMYGPGLMRRYAGLAAFGLCVLLAGCANTRPAANRAALDSQDAAWAASSSDPIGSLVARKLSRERQQAIGDPLINEALDQLGVRYRYGGSSPDTGFDCSGLVAYSAQRALGLKLPRNSSAMALMGTAIDKQHLQPGDLVFFNTLGRRYSHVGIYLGDNRFVHSPSAGGVVRIEKMTLTYWAKRYNGARRLEGGLLAAAPGEAAR; encoded by the coding sequence ATGCACCGGCACCTGATACACGCACTACCCATGTATGGCCCCGGCCTCATGCGCCGGTACGCCGGCCTGGCGGCCTTTGGCCTGTGCGTGCTGCTGGCGGGCTGCGCAAACACCCGCCCCGCCGCCAACCGCGCCGCCCTCGATTCGCAAGACGCGGCCTGGGCCGCGTCCTCGTCCGACCCGATCGGCTCGCTGGTCGCGCGCAAGCTCAGCCGCGAACGGCAGCAAGCCATAGGCGACCCGCTCATCAACGAGGCGCTGGACCAGCTCGGCGTGCGCTACCGCTATGGCGGTTCGTCACCCGATACCGGCTTCGATTGCAGTGGGCTGGTCGCGTATTCGGCCCAGCGCGCGCTGGGCCTGAAGCTGCCGCGCAACAGCTCGGCCATGGCCCTGATGGGCACCGCCATCGACAAGCAGCATTTGCAGCCCGGCGACCTGGTGTTCTTCAATACCTTGGGGCGGCGCTATTCGCACGTGGGCATTTACCTGGGCGACAACCGTTTCGTGCACTCCCCCAGCGCGGGCGGCGTGGTGCGCATCGAAAAAATGACGCTGACCTATTGGGCCAAGCGCTACAACGGCGCCCGCCGCCTCGAAGGCGGCTTGCTGGCCGCCGCGCCCGGCGAAGCTGCTCGGTAA
- a CDS encoding DMT family transporter: MSRSNFDRTGLALMFTTIVVWAGSWVAMKLIVPYIAPIQFVAVRYLSGSLVLFVLLAALRRPLGMPAWRLTLLTGLTQTAAFQIFVQIALVTGGVGKVSLLAYTMPFWVVVFAWALLREKPTPRHGAGFALAGAGLVCFLEPWGGMGDALAVLLALAGGLCWGLGTVLSKRMFERHAPDLMTFTAWQMLLGGALTLPAALWVPHAPVQWAWQLWAGMFYIVLIATAAGWLLWLSVVRRVPASIAGLSSLGVPIVATLLAWLTLGERPTPVEMSGMALILGGLWVVSRASRRPG; encoded by the coding sequence GTGAGCCGCAGCAACTTCGATCGGACCGGACTGGCCCTGATGTTCACCACCATCGTGGTGTGGGCGGGCAGTTGGGTGGCGATGAAGCTGATTGTGCCGTATATCGCGCCCATCCAATTCGTGGCGGTGCGCTACTTGTCCGGCAGCCTGGTGCTGTTCGTGCTGCTGGCGGCGCTGCGCCGGCCGCTGGGTATGCCGGCGTGGCGCTTGACCTTGCTGACGGGGCTGACCCAGACGGCCGCCTTCCAGATCTTCGTGCAGATCGCACTGGTGACGGGCGGCGTAGGCAAAGTGTCGCTGCTGGCCTACACCATGCCGTTCTGGGTGGTGGTGTTCGCCTGGGCCTTGCTGCGAGAAAAACCCACGCCGCGCCATGGCGCCGGTTTCGCGCTGGCCGGCGCCGGCCTGGTGTGTTTTCTTGAACCATGGGGCGGCATGGGCGATGCCCTGGCAGTGCTGCTGGCCCTGGCTGGTGGCTTGTGCTGGGGCTTGGGAACAGTCCTGTCCAAACGCATGTTCGAGCGGCACGCGCCCGACCTGATGACTTTCACCGCATGGCAGATGCTCCTCGGCGGCGCGCTGACCCTGCCAGCCGCGCTGTGGGTGCCGCATGCGCCCGTACAGTGGGCCTGGCAGTTGTGGGCCGGCATGTTCTACATTGTGCTCATCGCCACCGCGGCCGGTTGGCTGCTGTGGCTGTCGGTGGTGCGGCGCGTGCCCGCGTCGATCGCGGGCCTATCCAGCCTGGGCGTGCCCATCGTGGCCACCCTGCTGGCCTGGCTGACGTTGGGCGAGCGGCCCACGCCAGTCGAGATGTCGGGCATGGCGTTGATACTGGGCGGCCTGTGGGTGGTCAGCCGCGCCTCGCGGCGGCCGGGGTAG
- a CDS encoding CoA-acylating methylmalonate-semialdehyde dehydrogenase, protein MSEVPSVPLLIGGKLVQSKTTEWRDVIDPATQQVVARVPFATREELDLAVANAKEAFQTWRNTGQGARMRVMLKLQQLLRENTAKLAEMITREHGKTLPDAEGEVGRGLEVVEHACSIANLQLGEYAENAAGGIDVYTLIQPLGVCAGITAFNFPVMLPCFMFPIAVACGNTFVLKPSEQDPTSSLFLAQLALEAGLPPGVLNVVHGGPEIANGLCEHPDIKAVSFIGSTRVGSEIYQRASNAGKRCQAMMGAKNHCVILPDADPEVALNQLLGAAFGAAGQRCMAASVAVLVGEARNWLPDFVERAKGLKVNAGTDRKADLGPLVSPNAKKRVESLIQKGVDEGARLLLDGRNLKVPGFEQGNFVGPTVFDGVTENMTIYTEEIFGPVLSVVGVDTLEEAVAFINRNPNGNGVALFTQDGGAARYFQNNIDVGQVGINIPIPVPVAWFSFTGSRGSKLGDLGPNGKQAVQFWTQTKTVTARWSAHGRTVNTTISMR, encoded by the coding sequence ATGAGTGAAGTTCCCAGCGTGCCGCTACTGATCGGCGGCAAGCTCGTGCAATCCAAGACGACCGAATGGCGCGACGTGATCGATCCGGCCACGCAGCAGGTGGTCGCCCGCGTGCCCTTCGCCACGCGCGAGGAGCTGGACCTGGCGGTGGCCAATGCCAAAGAAGCCTTCCAGACCTGGCGCAATACCGGGCAGGGCGCGCGCATGCGCGTCATGCTGAAGCTGCAGCAATTGCTGCGCGAAAACACCGCCAAGCTGGCCGAGATGATCACCCGCGAGCATGGCAAGACCCTGCCGGACGCCGAGGGCGAAGTAGGGCGCGGCCTCGAAGTGGTGGAGCATGCGTGCTCTATTGCCAACCTGCAATTGGGCGAATACGCCGAGAACGCCGCCGGCGGCATCGACGTCTACACCCTGATCCAGCCCCTGGGCGTGTGCGCCGGCATTACGGCGTTCAACTTCCCGGTGATGCTGCCGTGCTTCATGTTTCCCATTGCCGTGGCTTGCGGCAACACCTTCGTGCTCAAGCCGTCCGAGCAGGACCCGACGTCTTCGCTGTTCCTGGCGCAGCTCGCGCTCGAGGCCGGCCTGCCGCCGGGCGTGCTGAACGTCGTGCATGGCGGCCCCGAGATCGCCAACGGGCTGTGCGAGCATCCCGATATCAAGGCCGTGTCGTTCATCGGTTCGACCCGCGTCGGTTCCGAGATCTACCAGCGCGCCTCTAATGCCGGCAAGCGTTGCCAGGCCATGATGGGCGCCAAGAACCACTGCGTGATCCTGCCCGATGCCGACCCTGAAGTCGCGTTGAACCAACTGCTGGGCGCCGCTTTCGGCGCGGCCGGCCAGCGCTGCATGGCGGCCTCGGTAGCGGTGCTGGTGGGCGAGGCCCGCAATTGGCTGCCCGACTTCGTCGAGCGGGCCAAGGGCCTGAAGGTCAATGCCGGCACCGACCGCAAGGCCGATCTGGGGCCGCTGGTGTCGCCCAACGCCAAGAAGCGGGTGGAAAGCCTGATCCAGAAAGGCGTGGACGAAGGCGCCAGGCTGCTGCTCGACGGCCGCAACCTGAAGGTGCCAGGCTTCGAGCAGGGCAACTTCGTGGGCCCCACGGTGTTCGACGGCGTGACCGAGAACATGACCATCTACACCGAAGAAATCTTCGGCCCCGTGCTCAGCGTGGTGGGCGTCGATACCCTGGAAGAAGCGGTGGCCTTCATCAATCGCAACCCCAACGGCAACGGTGTGGCGCTGTTCACTCAGGATGGCGGCGCGGCGCGCTACTTCCAAAACAACATCGACGTGGGGCAGGTGGGTATCAATATTCCCATTCCCGTGCCGGTGGCCTGGTTCAGCTTCACCGGTTCGCGCGGCTCGAAGCTGGGCGACCTGGGGCCCAACGGCAAGCAGGCCGTGCAGTTCTGGACCCAAACCAAGACCGTGACCGCGCGCTGGTCGGCTCACGGGCGCACGGTGAACACGACCATCTCGATGCGTTGA
- a CDS encoding DUF2325 domain-containing protein, with translation MAAALSAVVVGADRLGNIPDLLKGHNISITHHISGRDPSHQKKTLQLPSGTQLVILLTDFLGHNVMKTFRNAAQRGGIRVVACRRSVCSMQQALQQCGLCSMH, from the coding sequence ATGGCAGCAGCGCTTAGCGCGGTAGTGGTGGGCGCCGACAGGCTGGGGAATATTCCCGACCTGCTCAAGGGCCACAATATTTCGATCACGCACCATATCAGCGGGCGTGATCCCTCGCACCAGAAGAAAACACTGCAGCTGCCCTCGGGTACGCAACTGGTCATTCTCCTGACCGATTTCCTGGGGCATAACGTGATGAAGACCTTCCGCAACGCCGCGCAGCGCGGCGGTATCCGGGTGGTGGCATGCCGGCGGTCAGTGTGCAGCATGCAGCAGGCCCTGCAGCAATGCGGCCTGTGTTCGATGCATTAA
- the acs gene encoding acetate--CoA ligase has protein sequence MSNTIESVLVETRVFPPPERAAQGARIGSMDAYRALCQEVEQDFDGFWTRQARENLTWSKPFTQVLDESNAPFYRWFGDGELNVSANCLDVHLNNGNADKTAIIFESDDGKVDKVTYRELLARVCRFANGLKSLGYKKGDRAIIYMPMSIQAVVAMQACARLGVTHSVVFGGFSAKSLQERIVDVGASLVITADEQVRGGKTIPLKPAVEEAIGMGGCDAVTKIVVYKRTGGNVPWQDGRDLWMHDVEAGQPDTCEPVPVNAEHPLFILYTSGSTGKPKGVQHSSGGYLLWALLTVKWTFDARPDDVYWCTADVGWVTGHTYITYGPLAAGLTQIVFEGVPTYPDAGRFWDMIARHKVTTFYTAPTAIRSLIKASEATPAAHPRNYDLNSLRIIGTVGEPINPEAWVWYHKNVGQERCPIVDTWWQTETGGHMINPLPGATPTKPGSCTLPLPGIAATVVDETGAEVEPGNGGFLAIKRPWPAMIRTIWGDPERFKKSYFPPELRGYYLAGDGAQRDADGYFWIMGRIDDVLNVSGHRLGTMEVESALVSHELVAEAAVVGRPDDTTGEAVVAFVVLKRARPEGDEAQAIAKQLRDWVGKEIGPIAKPKDIRFGDNLPKTRSGKIMRRLLRVVAKGEQITQDVSTLENPAILDQLAKSV, from the coding sequence ATGTCCAATACCATCGAATCCGTCCTGGTCGAAACGCGCGTGTTTCCACCGCCCGAACGCGCCGCACAAGGCGCGCGCATCGGCAGCATGGACGCCTACCGCGCGCTATGCCAGGAAGTCGAACAGGATTTCGACGGCTTCTGGACGCGCCAGGCGCGCGAGAACCTGACCTGGTCCAAGCCCTTCACCCAGGTGCTCGACGAATCCAACGCGCCTTTCTACCGCTGGTTCGGCGACGGCGAACTCAACGTATCGGCCAACTGCCTCGACGTTCACCTGAACAATGGCAACGCCGACAAGACCGCCATCATCTTCGAGTCCGATGACGGCAAGGTCGACAAGGTCACCTACCGCGAATTGCTGGCGCGCGTGTGCCGCTTCGCCAATGGCCTGAAATCGCTGGGCTACAAAAAGGGCGATCGCGCCATCATCTACATGCCCATGTCCATCCAGGCCGTGGTGGCCATGCAGGCCTGCGCGCGGCTGGGAGTGACGCATTCGGTGGTGTTCGGCGGCTTTTCCGCCAAGAGCCTGCAGGAACGCATCGTCGACGTGGGCGCGTCGCTGGTCATCACCGCCGATGAACAAGTGCGCGGCGGCAAGACCATCCCGCTCAAGCCGGCGGTCGAAGAAGCCATCGGCATGGGCGGCTGCGACGCGGTCACCAAGATCGTCGTCTACAAGCGCACCGGCGGCAACGTGCCCTGGCAAGACGGACGCGACCTCTGGATGCACGATGTCGAGGCCGGCCAGCCCGACACCTGCGAACCGGTGCCGGTCAACGCCGAGCATCCGCTGTTCATCCTGTACACGTCGGGCTCCACCGGCAAGCCCAAGGGCGTGCAGCATTCGTCGGGCGGCTACCTGCTGTGGGCGTTGCTCACGGTGAAATGGACCTTCGACGCCCGCCCCGACGACGTCTACTGGTGCACGGCCGACGTGGGCTGGGTCACCGGCCATACCTACATCACCTACGGCCCGCTGGCCGCGGGCCTGACGCAAATCGTCTTCGAAGGCGTGCCCACCTATCCCGATGCGGGACGCTTCTGGGACATGATCGCGCGGCACAAGGTCACCACGTTCTACACGGCGCCCACCGCCATCCGCTCGCTGATCAAGGCCTCCGAAGCCACGCCGGCCGCGCATCCGCGCAACTACGACTTGAACAGTCTGCGCATCATCGGCACGGTGGGCGAACCCATCAACCCCGAGGCCTGGGTCTGGTACCACAAGAACGTCGGCCAGGAACGCTGCCCCATCGTCGATACCTGGTGGCAGACCGAAACCGGCGGCCACATGATCAACCCGCTGCCCGGCGCCACGCCCACCAAGCCCGGTTCGTGCACGTTGCCGCTGCCCGGCATCGCCGCGACCGTGGTCGATGAAACCGGGGCCGAGGTCGAGCCCGGCAATGGCGGCTTCCTGGCCATCAAGCGTCCCTGGCCCGCCATGATCCGCACCATCTGGGGCGATCCGGAACGCTTCAAGAAAAGCTACTTCCCGCCCGAATTGCGCGGCTACTACCTGGCGGGCGACGGCGCGCAGCGCGACGCCGACGGCTACTTCTGGATCATGGGCCGCATCGACGACGTGCTGAACGTCTCGGGCCACCGCCTGGGCACCATGGAAGTCGAATCCGCGCTGGTGTCGCACGAACTGGTGGCCGAGGCCGCCGTGGTGGGCCGCCCCGACGACACCACCGGCGAAGCCGTGGTGGCCTTCGTGGTGCTCAAGCGCGCGCGTCCCGAAGGCGACGAGGCCCAGGCCATCGCCAAACAGTTGCGCGACTGGGTTGGCAAGGAAATCGGCCCCATCGCCAAGCCCAAGGACATCCGCTTCGGCGACAACCTGCCCAAGACTCGCTCGGGCAAGATCATGCGGCGCCTGCTGCGCGTCGTGGCCAAGGGCGAGCAGATCACGCAAGACGTTTCCACGCTCGAAAACCCCGCCATCCTTGACCAGCTTGCCAAGTCGGTCTGA
- a CDS encoding GlcG/HbpS family heme-binding protein, whose product MKTKPALTTDDVKKVLAAAEAHAVKNGWAVAIAVVDDGGHLMGMLRLDGVAPISSRIAPAKAQTAALGRRESRLYEESINGGRYSFLSAPLLEGMLEGGVPIVASGEVVGAVGVSGVKSSEDAEIARAGIAALGL is encoded by the coding sequence ATGAAGACCAAACCCGCATTGACCACCGACGACGTCAAGAAAGTCCTGGCCGCTGCCGAGGCGCATGCCGTGAAGAACGGCTGGGCGGTGGCGATCGCCGTGGTCGATGACGGCGGGCACCTGATGGGCATGCTGCGGCTCGACGGCGTGGCGCCGATTTCCAGCCGCATCGCCCCGGCCAAGGCGCAAACCGCCGCGCTGGGCCGGCGCGAGTCGCGCCTTTACGAAGAAAGCATCAACGGCGGCCGCTACTCGTTCCTGTCGGCTCCGCTGCTCGAGGGCATGCTGGAAGGCGGCGTGCCCATCGTGGCCAGCGGCGAAGTGGTGGGCGCGGTCGGCGTGTCGGGCGTCAAGTCGTCCGAAGACGCCGAGATTGCGCGCGCCGGCATCGCAGCCCTCGGCCTGTGA
- a CDS encoding MFS transporter: MTHPLPPEPGSGPAVPPATGPMAGLLNPGVARREVWAWAMYDFANSGYTTVILTTVFSTYFVGVVGQRADWATLAWTAALSLSYLAIMLTMPTLGARADARAAKRRLLYTSTAGCVAATLVLTQAGPGDVWLALAAVAVSNYCYCVGESVVAAFLPELARPAALGRVSGWGWSFGYCGGMLTLGLSLAAVTAGEARGLSAQQYVPWVIVITSVMFALAALPSFFLLRERAAPHAMAVRAPDMLRRLAASWRDTGAHFPEFRRLLMCGACYQAGIAVVVTLAAVYAEQVMGFTLPQIMLLVFTVNIGAAAGAFAFGYLQDRIGHKRALGITLAGWIVMVLVAYAAVTAPVFWAAAILAGLCMGTSQSAGRAMVGALAPPARLAEFFALWTFAVQLAAVVGPLTYGLVTWLTAGNHRLAILVTGIFFVGGLALLARVDIGRGLARRAQPG, translated from the coding sequence GTGACGCATCCGCTGCCGCCCGAGCCGGGCTCCGGCCCGGCCGTTCCGCCGGCCACCGGGCCGATGGCCGGCCTGCTCAACCCTGGCGTCGCGCGCCGCGAGGTCTGGGCCTGGGCCATGTACGACTTCGCCAACTCGGGCTACACCACGGTCATCCTCACCACCGTGTTCAGCACGTATTTTGTCGGCGTGGTGGGGCAGCGGGCCGACTGGGCCACGCTGGCCTGGACGGCGGCGCTGTCGCTGTCGTACCTGGCCATCATGTTGACCATGCCCACCCTGGGCGCGCGCGCCGACGCCCGCGCGGCCAAGCGGCGCCTGCTGTACACCAGCACGGCCGGCTGCGTGGCGGCGACGCTGGTGCTGACCCAGGCGGGGCCGGGCGACGTATGGCTGGCGCTGGCGGCGGTGGCCGTGTCCAACTATTGCTATTGCGTGGGCGAATCGGTCGTGGCGGCCTTCCTGCCCGAACTGGCGCGGCCCGCCGCGCTGGGACGCGTGTCCGGCTGGGGCTGGAGCTTCGGCTACTGCGGCGGCATGCTCACGCTGGGCCTGTCGCTGGCGGCGGTCACGGCGGGCGAAGCGCGTGGCCTGTCGGCGCAGCAATACGTGCCTTGGGTCATCGTCATTACCAGCGTCATGTTCGCGCTGGCGGCGCTGCCGTCGTTCTTCCTGTTGCGCGAGCGGGCCGCGCCGCATGCCATGGCCGTGCGCGCGCCCGACATGCTGCGGCGGCTGGCCGCCTCGTGGCGCGACACGGGCGCGCATTTTCCCGAGTTTCGCCGTCTGCTGATGTGCGGGGCCTGTTACCAGGCGGGCATTGCGGTGGTGGTGACCCTGGCGGCGGTGTATGCCGAGCAGGTCATGGGCTTCACCTTGCCGCAGATCATGCTTTTGGTGTTCACCGTGAACATCGGGGCGGCGGCCGGCGCGTTCGCGTTCGGCTATCTGCAAGACCGCATTGGCCACAAACGGGCGCTGGGCATCACGCTGGCGGGCTGGATCGTCATGGTGCTGGTGGCCTACGCGGCCGTCACCGCGCCGGTGTTCTGGGCCGCGGCCATCCTGGCCGGCCTGTGCATGGGCACCAGCCAGAGCGCGGGCCGGGCCATGGTGGGGGCGCTGGCGCCGCCCGCGCGCCTGGCCGAATTCTTTGCCCTATGGACGTTCGCCGTGCAGCTGGCCGCCGTGGTGGGGCCGTTGACCTACGGCCTGGTCACCTGGCTGACCGCCGGCAATCATCGGCTGGCCATCCTGGTCACCGGCATATTCTTTGTGGGCGGCCTGGCGCTGCTGGCCCGCGTCGACATTGGCCGCGGCCTCGCGCGCCGCGCGCAACCCGGCTGA
- a CDS encoding propionate--CoA ligase, with translation MQKTRDFHRRSIDDRDAFWRAEAERIHWETPFEQVLDYSRPPFARWFVGGQTNLCYNAVDRWLPQQADQPALIWVSTEVDREAVYTRRQLYDEVNAAAAMLRAQGVGRGDRVLLYMPMVPEAVFTMLACARLGAVHSVVFGGFASVNLAQRIDDAEPKVIVSADAGSRAGKVVPYKPLLDKALSLCARPPQSVIVFDRGLAPCERQPGRDLDYAELRARHAGEQVPVQWLESSEPSYILYTSGTTGKPKGVQRDVGGYAVALAASMEYLFDGKPGDTYFCTSDIGWVVGHSYIVYGPLIGGQTTILYEGTPVRPDGAILWRLVERFGVNTLFSAPTAVRVLKRQAPELLSRHDLSSLRAVYLAGEPLDEPTAQWISQGLGKPIIDNYWQTESGWPILSAQPGVERVPTRFGSPSFPVYGFDARIVSETTGADLGPGEKGVVAIAPPLPPGAMSTIWGDDERFVQTYFTSIPGRQLYSTFDWGRVDEDGYWFILGRTDDVINVAGHRLGTREIEESINSHPGIAECAVVGAADSLKGQVAMAFAVLKNPDAAAGPDAARALEGDIMRVVEEQLGAVARPARIHFVTALPKTRSGKVLRRAIVALCEGRDPGDLTTIEDPSSLERIKESLS, from the coding sequence ATGCAAAAAACCCGCGATTTCCATCGCCGTTCCATCGACGACCGCGACGCGTTCTGGCGCGCCGAGGCTGAACGCATCCACTGGGAAACGCCGTTCGAGCAGGTGCTCGACTATTCCCGTCCGCCTTTCGCCCGCTGGTTCGTGGGCGGGCAAACCAATCTCTGCTACAACGCGGTCGATCGCTGGCTGCCGCAGCAGGCCGACCAGCCCGCCCTGATCTGGGTATCTACCGAGGTCGATCGCGAGGCCGTCTATACGCGCCGCCAGCTGTATGACGAAGTCAACGCGGCCGCCGCCATGCTGCGCGCGCAGGGCGTGGGCCGCGGCGACCGGGTGCTGCTGTACATGCCCATGGTGCCCGAGGCGGTTTTCACCATGCTGGCTTGTGCGCGGCTGGGGGCGGTGCATTCGGTGGTGTTCGGCGGGTTCGCCTCGGTGAACCTGGCCCAGCGCATCGACGACGCCGAGCCCAAGGTCATCGTGTCGGCCGACGCCGGCTCGCGCGCCGGCAAGGTGGTGCCGTACAAGCCGCTGCTGGACAAGGCCCTGAGTCTGTGCGCCCGGCCGCCGCAATCGGTGATCGTGTTCGATCGCGGGCTGGCGCCGTGCGAACGCCAGCCCGGGCGCGACCTCGACTACGCCGAGCTGCGCGCGCGGCACGCTGGCGAGCAGGTGCCCGTGCAGTGGCTCGAATCGTCCGAGCCCAGCTATATCCTTTACACGTCCGGCACCACCGGCAAGCCCAAGGGGGTGCAGCGGGACGTCGGCGGCTACGCCGTGGCGCTGGCCGCCTCTATGGAATATCTGTTCGATGGCAAGCCGGGCGATACCTATTTCTGCACCAGCGACATCGGCTGGGTGGTGGGGCATTCGTACATTGTGTACGGCCCGCTGATCGGCGGGCAGACCACCATCCTGTACGAAGGCACGCCGGTGCGCCCCGATGGCGCCATCCTGTGGCGGCTGGTCGAGCGCTTCGGTGTCAACACGCTGTTCTCGGCGCCCACCGCGGTGCGGGTGCTCAAGCGCCAGGCGCCCGAGCTGCTGTCGCGCCACGACCTGTCTTCGCTGCGCGCCGTGTACCTGGCCGGCGAGCCGCTCGACGAGCCCACCGCGCAATGGATCTCGCAAGGGTTGGGCAAGCCCATCATCGACAACTACTGGCAAACCGAGTCGGGCTGGCCGATCCTGTCGGCGCAGCCGGGTGTCGAACGGGTGCCCACGCGCTTCGGCAGCCCGTCGTTTCCCGTGTATGGCTTCGATGCGCGCATCGTCAGCGAAACCACGGGCGCCGACCTGGGCCCGGGCGAGAAGGGCGTGGTGGCCATTGCGCCGCCGCTGCCGCCGGGGGCTATGTCCACCATCTGGGGCGACGACGAACGCTTCGTGCAAACCTATTTCACGTCGATTCCCGGACGCCAGTTGTATTCCACGTTCGACTGGGGGCGCGTCGACGAAGACGGCTATTGGTTCATCCTGGGCCGCACCGACGATGTCATCAACGTGGCCGGCCACAGGCTGGGCACGCGCGAAATCGAGGAGTCCATCAACAGCCATCCCGGCATTGCCGAATGCGCCGTGGTGGGCGCGGCCGACAGCCTGAAGGGACAGGTGGCGATGGCGTTCGCGGTGCTGAAGAACCCCGATGCCGCCGCCGGTCCCGATGCCGCGCGGGCGCTGGAAGGCGATATCATGCGCGTGGTGGAAGAACAGCTTGGCGCCGTGGCCCGGCCCGCGCGCATCCATTTCGTGACCGCGCTGCCCAAGACCCGTTCGGGCAAGGTGCTGCGCCGGGCCATCGTGGCCCTGTGCGAAGGACGCGATCCTGGCGATCTCACCACCATCGAAGATCCCTCATCACTCGAACGAATCAAGGAATCGCTGTCATGA